A part of Pectinatus sottacetonis genomic DNA contains:
- the sigH gene encoding RNA polymerase sporulation sigma factor SigH has product MIMDNKNSTINNEQSINKLKDDAFMNKEDSSENSIKPTNVNNYSDQLNNCDISKIEDILANLSDEELLFEIKTKQNKYALEFLIKKYRNFVRVRARSYFLIGADREDIIQEGMIGLYKAVRDFRDEKLSSFRAFAELCVTRQIITAIKTATRQKHIPLNSYISLNKPIYDEDSDRTLLDILSGTNITDPEELMINREEFRAIEGKMEQILSDLEWKVLMSYLDGKSYQEIAVDLNRHVKSIDNALQRVKRKLEKYMTSRAKAEDRMPYKQSNKKNDHFDDLYISLHSKND; this is encoded by the coding sequence ATGATTATGGACAATAAAAATAGTACTATTAACAATGAACAATCTATTAATAAATTAAAAGATGATGCATTTATGAATAAGGAAGATTCTTCTGAAAACAGCATAAAACCAACTAACGTCAACAACTACAGCGACCAACTTAATAACTGTGATATCAGCAAAATAGAAGATATATTGGCTAATTTAAGTGATGAAGAATTATTATTTGAAATTAAAACTAAGCAAAATAAATATGCCTTAGAATTTTTAATTAAAAAATACCGTAATTTTGTGCGTGTAAGAGCCCGCTCATATTTTTTAATTGGTGCCGACCGGGAAGATATAATTCAAGAGGGAATGATCGGGTTATATAAAGCCGTGCGTGATTTTCGCGATGAAAAACTTTCTTCCTTTCGTGCTTTTGCTGAATTATGCGTAACCAGACAGATAATTACAGCTATAAAAACCGCTACGCGCCAAAAACATATTCCTTTAAACTCATATATATCACTTAATAAACCTATATATGACGAAGATTCAGACCGTACTCTACTTGATATTTTATCGGGAACAAATATAACCGATCCAGAAGAACTTATGATAAATCGTGAAGAATTTCGTGCCATTGAGGGTAAAATGGAACAAATTTTAAGTGATCTTGAATGGAAAGTACTAATGTCTTATCTTGACGGAAAATCTTATCAGGAAATTGCTGTTGATTTAAATCGTCATGTAAAATCTATTGATAATGCCTTGCAGCGAGTAAAACGCAAGCTGGAAAAATATATGACAAGCCGTGCTAAAGCTGAGGATCGTATGCCCTATAAGCAATCAAATAAAAAAAATGATCATTTTGATGACCTATATATCAGTTTACATTCCAAAAATGATTAG
- a CDS encoding P1 family peptidase: MKELKQIEITQIGDIKIGNAQDMVSGTGCTVLIPPNGACCGIDIRGGGPASRETALLNPLAAADRIDAVLLSGGSAFGLDGAGGLMQYLEERNTGFDTGYGKVPLVCASCIFDFVVGLPKTRPGRKMVYEACLEAEKGHAVEGNVGAGTGATVGKYNGPSNMMKSGLGIYAVQVGELQVGAVAVVNALGDVYKVDSNHILAGMLNDDKETFADSQAAVIENNRPHCLFHPAGTTNTTIGAVVTNGNFNKIELTKIAGMAQNGLARTIRPVHTMADGDSIYALSVGEEKADINSTGTLAAYVMAKAINRAVTTADPAYGLKSAKSFKK, translated from the coding sequence ATGAAGGAATTAAAACAAATAGAAATAACACAGATTGGTGATATAAAAATAGGAAATGCACAAGATATGGTAAGTGGTACAGGTTGTACGGTGTTAATCCCACCAAATGGTGCATGCTGTGGGATCGATATAAGAGGCGGCGGACCGGCGTCCAGAGAAACTGCTCTTTTAAATCCACTGGCGGCTGCTGACAGAATAGATGCTGTACTTTTGTCGGGAGGAAGTGCTTTTGGCCTTGACGGGGCAGGCGGGCTTATGCAGTATCTTGAGGAAAGAAATACTGGTTTTGATACAGGATATGGAAAAGTACCGCTTGTATGTGCGTCCTGTATTTTTGATTTTGTGGTAGGCCTGCCTAAAACAAGACCTGGTAGAAAAATGGTTTATGAAGCATGTCTGGAAGCGGAAAAAGGCCATGCAGTAGAGGGAAATGTTGGAGCTGGAACAGGTGCAACTGTGGGAAAATATAATGGCCCGTCAAATATGATGAAAAGTGGATTAGGAATATATGCGGTACAAGTTGGAGAGCTGCAGGTGGGAGCCGTTGCTGTAGTAAATGCATTAGGTGATGTCTATAAAGTGGATAGTAATCATATTTTAGCAGGAATGTTGAATGATGATAAAGAAACATTTGCTGACTCCCAAGCAGCTGTTATAGAAAACAATAGACCACACTGTTTATTTCATCCGGCAGGTACGACGAATACAACAATTGGTGCAGTAGTTACTAATGGTAATTTTAATAAAATCGAATTGACAAAAATAGCAGGTATGGCGCAAAATGGTTTGGCACGCACAATAAGACCTGTTCATACAATGGCAGATGGTGATAGTATATATGCTCTGTCTGTTGGAGAAGAAAAAGCAGATATAAACTCGACGGGTACTTTGGCAGCATATGTTATGGCTAAGGCAATTAACAGAGCAGTTACAACGGCTGATCCTGCGTATGGATTGAAAAGTGCCAAGTCTTTTAAAAAATGA
- a CDS encoding AEC family transporter, with amino-acid sequence MSNLLFSLNATIPIFLLMLAGMIFRKIGLFDENFITKMNKFVFVAALPALLFIDISTADFYNAWDTKYVLFCFSATFISVLISFFVSLPFKNKISQGEFIQASYRSSASIIGMAFIKNIYGNYGLASLMIIGTVPLYNVMAVIVLAAFKANQKNLLNVQLIKKTVINVLLNPIILGIVFGIIWSLLKIPIPIIVHKTISSIAALATPLGLMAMGGAFKFQSVHNNIKPIIICSIMKLFVFCILFLPVAVYLGFTQSKLIAALVMLGSATTVSSYIMARNMGHDGILTAGTVMFTTIFSAFSLTFWLFILKMFSLV; translated from the coding sequence ATGTCAAATCTTCTTTTCAGTCTCAACGCAACTATCCCTATTTTTTTACTAATGCTGGCTGGTATGATATTTCGCAAAATTGGGTTATTCGACGAAAATTTCATAACAAAAATGAACAAATTTGTTTTTGTAGCTGCCCTGCCTGCACTACTATTTATAGATATAAGTACCGCTGATTTTTACAATGCATGGGATACCAAATATGTTCTGTTCTGCTTTAGTGCTACATTTATCAGCGTGCTAATTTCTTTTTTTGTTTCACTTCCCTTTAAAAATAAAATATCCCAGGGCGAATTTATCCAAGCTTCTTATAGAAGCAGTGCTTCTATAATAGGCATGGCTTTTATAAAAAACATCTATGGGAATTATGGATTGGCTTCCCTCATGATAATTGGTACTGTCCCTCTTTATAATGTCATGGCGGTCATAGTTCTTGCTGCTTTTAAAGCAAACCAAAAAAATTTGCTAAATGTACAACTTATAAAAAAAACAGTTATAAATGTTTTATTAAACCCTATTATTCTCGGTATTGTTTTTGGTATTATATGGTCACTGTTAAAAATTCCTATTCCCATCATCGTCCACAAAACTATATCATCTATCGCTGCTCTTGCTACTCCACTAGGACTCATGGCAATGGGCGGAGCTTTCAAATTTCAATCTGTGCATAATAATATAAAACCCATAATCATTTGCAGTATAATGAAACTTTTTGTTTTTTGTATTCTTTTTCTTCCCGTTGCAGTATATCTCGGATTTACGCAGAGCAAGCTCATTGCCGCCCTTGTTATGCTGGGCTCAGCAACTACTGTTAGTTCGTATATAATGGCCAGAAATATGGGACACGACGGCATTTTAACTGCTGGTACAGTAATGTTTACCACTATTTTTAGCGCCTTTTCCCTGACATTCTGGCTATTTATCCTTAAAATGTTTTCTTTAGTATAA
- a CDS encoding alanine/glycine:cation symporter family protein — protein sequence MLNALSIAQQIDSFLWGPPLIILLVGTGIFLTIRLQLLQVFQLPMAFKLIFSAKNKGNGDVSSFKALCLALAATVGTGNIVGVATAVQAGGPGAIFWMWMAAFFGMATKYSEGLLAIKYRTIDEKGQIAGGPMYYIERGMGHKWRPLAILFAASCILVAFFGIGTFPQVNAIVDSVHLSFGINKYITDAVITILVAAITLGGIRSISRAASAIVPFMAAFYVLISIVILIIYADQIPAAVQVIIHDAFTPTAATGGFLGASVMMAMKNGIARGVFSNESGLGSAPIAAAAAKTNWAGEQGLISMTGTFIDTIIICTMTGLVLVLTGVWNGNAAGAAMTNNAFSSTLGVIGGNFLTIALALFAFTTILGWNYYGERACFYLFGMKSIITYRVIFIILVASGAFLKLDLIWVIADIVNGIMAIPNLIALISLSGIIVAETKKYQSHLKSMNKK from the coding sequence ATATTGAATGCACTAAGTATAGCCCAGCAGATTGATTCTTTTTTATGGGGTCCGCCCCTTATTATTTTACTGGTTGGAACTGGTATATTTTTGACTATTCGACTGCAATTATTACAAGTATTTCAATTACCAATGGCATTTAAATTAATATTCAGTGCTAAAAACAAGGGAAACGGTGATGTTAGCAGTTTTAAAGCATTATGTCTTGCTCTTGCCGCTACCGTCGGTACCGGTAACATCGTCGGTGTTGCCACAGCAGTACAGGCAGGCGGCCCCGGGGCCATTTTCTGGATGTGGATGGCAGCTTTTTTTGGTATGGCTACAAAATATTCAGAAGGACTTTTAGCAATAAAATACCGCACTATTGATGAAAAGGGACAGATCGCTGGCGGGCCTATGTACTACATAGAACGGGGCATGGGCCATAAATGGCGTCCACTTGCCATATTATTTGCTGCTAGCTGTATATTAGTTGCCTTTTTTGGTATAGGAACATTTCCCCAAGTAAATGCTATTGTAGATAGTGTTCACTTGTCCTTCGGTATAAACAAATATATTACCGATGCTGTTATCACAATACTAGTCGCAGCCATAACCTTAGGTGGTATACGAAGTATTTCCCGTGCAGCTTCCGCTATAGTCCCATTTATGGCTGCTTTTTATGTATTAATTTCCATTGTTATCCTTATTATCTATGCTGATCAAATACCCGCTGCTGTACAGGTAATAATCCATGACGCTTTTACGCCTACTGCTGCGACAGGTGGATTTCTCGGCGCCAGTGTTATGATGGCAATGAAAAATGGTATCGCCCGCGGTGTTTTTTCCAATGAATCTGGTTTAGGGTCTGCTCCAATAGCTGCGGCAGCAGCTAAGACCAACTGGGCTGGTGAACAGGGACTTATATCCATGACTGGTACATTTATTGATACAATAATCATATGTACAATGACCGGTCTTGTCCTTGTTTTAACAGGTGTATGGAATGGCAATGCTGCTGGAGCTGCTATGACTAATAATGCTTTTTCCTCTACTCTGGGAGTAATTGGTGGTAACTTTCTCACAATTGCTTTAGCTTTGTTTGCTTTTACTACAATCCTGGGCTGGAACTATTACGGAGAACGTGCTTGTTTTTATCTTTTTGGTATGAAAAGCATTATAACCTATCGTGTTATATTTATTATCCTTGTTGCTTCAGGAGCTTTCTTAAAGCTGGATCTTATATGGGTTATAGCCGATATTGTAAACGGCATTATGGCTATTCCGAATCTTATTGCTTTAATTTCACTTTCAGGTATTATTGTCGCTGAAACAAAAAAGTACCAATCACACTTAAAATCAATGAACAAAAAATAA
- the lepA gene encoding translation elongation factor 4 — protein MDAKNIRNFSIIAHIDHGKSTIADRLIELTGTLSQREMENQVLDSMDLERERGITIKAQTVRLHYKGKDNQIYELNLIDTPGHVDFNYEVSRSLAACEGALLVVDAAQGVEAQTLANVYLALEHDLEIIPIINKIDLPSADPDRVKKEIEDVIGLDTSDAVLCSAKTGLGIDKILDEIVDKVPAPSGNDQKPLKALIFDSYFDSYKGAIAHIRIFEGTIHAGMKLKMMSTGKTFDVTDIGYFRPDPVNTSSLSAGQVGFIAGSLKNVKDIRVGDTITSAINPTDTPLPGYRGVTPMVYCGLYPVDSADYNNLKDALEKLQLNDAALIFEPETSIALGFGFRCGFLGLLHMDVIQERLEREYKLKLITTAPSVIYHIYKTNGQMLKVSNPSELPPTTEIEHMEEPFVKATIIVPNDYVGPAMEISQDKRGKFISMDYIDNRVMLIYNIPLNEIIYDYFDKLKSTTRGYASLDYELAGYQQSKLVKLDILLNGDMVDALSTIVHADRAQIRGRQLAEKLKEIIPRQMFEIPVQAAIGNKIIARETVRAMRKDVLSKCYGGDISRKRKLLEKQKEGKKRMKSVGNVEVPQEAFMAILKVD, from the coding sequence TTGGACGCAAAAAACATTAGGAATTTTTCGATAATCGCCCATATAGACCATGGAAAGTCAACTATTGCCGATAGACTAATAGAACTAACTGGTACTTTAAGCCAACGAGAAATGGAAAACCAGGTCCTGGATAGCATGGATTTGGAACGCGAACGGGGCATAACCATAAAAGCCCAGACTGTACGGCTTCATTATAAAGGAAAAGATAATCAAATATATGAATTAAATTTAATAGATACACCAGGACATGTAGATTTTAATTATGAAGTTTCACGCAGTCTTGCTGCCTGTGAGGGCGCTTTATTAGTAGTAGATGCTGCCCAAGGTGTTGAAGCCCAGACCCTCGCTAACGTTTATCTGGCATTGGAACATGATTTGGAAATAATCCCTATAATAAATAAGATTGATCTGCCCAGTGCTGATCCTGATCGCGTAAAAAAGGAAATAGAAGATGTAATTGGACTTGATACCAGTGATGCCGTTCTCTGTAGTGCTAAGACTGGTCTTGGTATTGATAAAATTTTAGATGAAATAGTAGATAAAGTGCCTGCTCCATCCGGTAATGATCAAAAACCTCTTAAAGCATTAATTTTTGATTCATACTTTGACTCATATAAAGGGGCAATTGCCCACATTCGCATTTTTGAAGGCACTATACATGCTGGCATGAAATTAAAAATGATGTCAACTGGAAAAACTTTTGATGTCACTGATATCGGATATTTTCGTCCTGACCCAGTAAATACTTCCTCCTTATCAGCAGGACAGGTAGGTTTTATTGCCGGGAGTTTAAAAAATGTGAAAGATATACGCGTAGGTGATACCATAACATCTGCCATAAATCCCACCGATACCCCTTTACCAGGATACAGAGGAGTAACCCCTATGGTTTATTGCGGTCTTTATCCGGTTGATAGTGCTGATTACAATAACTTAAAAGATGCTTTGGAAAAATTACAGCTAAATGATGCTGCTCTCATATTTGAACCAGAAACTTCAATTGCATTAGGATTTGGATTCAGATGTGGTTTTTTAGGTCTGCTTCATATGGATGTAATACAAGAAAGATTAGAACGTGAATACAAACTAAAACTAATTACTACAGCCCCCAGTGTTATCTACCATATATATAAGACCAATGGACAAATGTTAAAAGTTTCCAACCCCAGCGAGCTGCCTCCAACTACAGAAATTGAACATATGGAAGAGCCGTTCGTAAAAGCAACCATAATTGTCCCCAATGATTATGTAGGACCTGCAATGGAAATTTCCCAAGATAAACGTGGTAAATTTATCAGCATGGATTATATTGACAATCGCGTAATGTTAATTTATAATATCCCTCTTAATGAAATAATTTACGATTATTTTGATAAATTAAAATCAACAACGCGCGGCTATGCTTCACTGGATTATGAACTAGCCGGTTATCAGCAATCAAAACTTGTAAAACTGGATATACTGCTGAATGGTGACATGGTAGATGCATTGTCGACAATAGTTCATGCTGATAGAGCTCAGATACGCGGTAGACAGCTAGCAGAAAAATTAAAGGAAATTATTCCACGACAGATGTTTGAAATCCCCGTACAGGCTGCTATAGGTAATAAAATTATTGCTCGTGAAACAGTTAGAGCTATGCGCAAAGATGTACTCTCCAAATGCTACGGCGGCGATATTTCACGTAAACGTAAGTTGCTGGAAAAACAAAAAGAAGGGAAAAAGCGCATGAAATCCGTAGGTAATGTCGAAGTACCACAGGAAGCTTTCATGGCTATTTTAAAAGTAGACTAA
- the hemW gene encoding radical SAM family heme chaperone HemW: protein MYSLYIHIPFCKQKCRYCDFPSITAVSTLYPTYTNALVYEISLRRRELGAININTIYFGGGTPSLMPINLVTTILKTIYDNFTVSNNCEITLEANPGTIDFSYLHGLKQIGVNRLSLGIQSIHNNLLKILGRIHTFQDADITITNARKAGFDNISIDLMYGLPTQTMPMLQESLTWAVARDIQHISVYGLQIEPNTPFYTMCKSGQLSLPDEVLVEKMYDYINNFLPQNNFHRYEISNFAKKNFASRHNSAYWQDKPYIGLGCAAHSYYKQKRFYNTHNVNEYISQCLNDTLTYEQEEILDKKSWMEEFCFLRLRMTEGINKNEFYQKFHCNIYSVYAQIINKFITKNLLTDTGTFIKLTPLGMKYGNIVFEGFLL, encoded by the coding sequence ATGTACTCTTTATATATTCATATTCCCTTTTGTAAACAAAAATGCCGTTATTGTGATTTCCCATCAATAACGGCTGTTTCAACTTTATACCCAACATATACTAATGCCTTGGTTTATGAAATTTCCCTGCGACGCCGAGAACTGGGTGCAATAAATATTAATACAATTTATTTTGGGGGTGGAACTCCATCTCTAATGCCAATAAATCTGGTTACGACTATTTTAAAAACCATTTATGATAATTTTACTGTCAGCAATAACTGTGAAATTACATTGGAAGCCAATCCAGGAACAATAGATTTTTCTTATTTACACGGCCTAAAACAAATTGGGGTCAACAGACTAAGCCTTGGCATACAATCAATTCATAATAATTTATTAAAAATTTTAGGACGCATTCATACATTTCAGGATGCCGATATAACAATAACAAATGCACGCAAAGCCGGTTTTGACAACATAAGTATTGATTTAATGTACGGCCTGCCTACTCAAACTATGCCAATGCTCCAGGAAAGTCTAACCTGGGCCGTAGCCCGCGATATCCAGCACATCTCAGTTTATGGATTACAGATAGAACCAAACACTCCATTTTATACTATGTGTAAATCAGGTCAACTATCTTTGCCTGATGAAGTATTAGTAGAAAAAATGTATGATTATATAAACAATTTTCTGCCACAAAACAACTTCCATCGTTACGAAATATCTAATTTTGCTAAAAAAAATTTTGCCAGCCGTCACAACAGTGCCTATTGGCAGGATAAACCTTATATTGGTCTTGGTTGTGCTGCTCACTCCTATTACAAACAAAAACGCTTCTACAATACACACAATGTCAATGAGTATATCAGCCAATGTCTTAATGATACCCTGACTTATGAACAAGAAGAAATTTTAGATAAAAAAAGCTGGATGGAGGAATTTTGTTTTTTAAGACTACGCATGACTGAAGGTATAAATAAAAATGAATTTTATCAAAAATTCCACTGTAATATTTATTCAGTTTATGCACAAATAATTAATAAATTTATTACCAAAAATCTATTAACTGATACTGGAACTTTTATAAAACTGACTCCGCTGGGTATGAAATATGGCAATATTGTTTTTGAGGGTTTTCTCCTATAA
- the recO gene encoding DNA repair protein RecO translates to MMSLYNTTAIILGTVNWGEADKIITLFSREKGKIKAAAYGARRPKSRLAGTTQLFSIVDAQLAQGQYMDIIRNCEHNGFLADFSMDYTALAYASFVAEFVSEIFEEGQPQEEVYDKLLKVIPAMLKRNPRIAALAAFFQILEYTGNQLQYDRCVICGKKITGEAFFSYEDGGALCAKCRQQQKDKYSQTLRQLILRLLNLNWNKIENFNVQVKDLVAAENIMLHYIEYILEKRLKSLDFIQQITK, encoded by the coding sequence ATGATGTCTTTATATAATACGACAGCAATTATTCTTGGGACAGTAAATTGGGGCGAAGCAGATAAAATAATTACATTATTTTCTCGGGAAAAAGGGAAAATAAAGGCAGCAGCCTATGGAGCACGCAGGCCAAAGAGCCGGTTGGCAGGAACAACGCAGTTGTTCAGTATTGTGGATGCACAGCTGGCACAGGGGCAATATATGGATATTATAAGGAACTGCGAACATAATGGGTTTTTAGCTGATTTTTCTATGGATTATACTGCGTTAGCATATGCCTCATTTGTTGCTGAATTTGTTTCAGAAATCTTTGAAGAGGGGCAGCCTCAAGAAGAAGTTTATGATAAACTGCTAAAGGTAATACCAGCAATGCTTAAACGCAATCCACGAATAGCCGCATTAGCGGCTTTTTTTCAGATACTCGAGTATACAGGAAATCAATTGCAATATGATAGATGCGTTATCTGCGGAAAAAAAATCACCGGAGAGGCGTTTTTTTCTTATGAGGATGGGGGGGCTCTATGTGCAAAATGCAGGCAACAGCAAAAAGATAAATATTCCCAAACTCTGCGGCAATTAATTTTGCGGTTGTTGAACTTGAACTGGAATAAAATAGAAAATTTTAATGTTCAGGTTAAGGATTTAGTTGCAGCAGAAAATATAATGTTGCATTATATTGAATATATTTTAGAAAAAAGATTGAAGTCGCTGGATTTTATTCAGCAAATTACAAAATGA
- a CDS encoding DUF502 domain-containing protein → MKRLMNKLSKCFINGIMIITPIFITYLVLSTVWSMMDVLMGHYIPIKFPGMGIIMAIIIILAVGGLSSNWISKRFLALGEEMIGKIPVVKFIYGSVKRLSDTIFKSGNMFENAVLVPYPHPGVRCLGFLMTPVSPVMAEYLGEEEYVSVFIPWSLNMTSGFNVFVPKKDITFIDIQGEDALQYIITAGAVMPGSHNDKKSRGNL, encoded by the coding sequence ATGAAAAGATTAATGAACAAATTATCTAAGTGTTTTATAAATGGTATTATGATAATAACGCCTATTTTTATTACTTATTTGGTTTTATCTACTGTATGGTCGATGATGGATGTGTTGATGGGACATTATATTCCCATTAAATTCCCTGGAATGGGAATAATAATGGCTATTATTATTATTTTGGCTGTGGGAGGATTATCTTCCAATTGGATTTCTAAGCGGTTTTTGGCATTGGGAGAAGAAATGATTGGGAAGATTCCCGTAGTGAAATTTATATATGGTAGTGTGAAGCGTTTATCAGACACAATATTTAAATCAGGGAATATGTTTGAAAATGCTGTACTTGTACCTTATCCTCATCCAGGTGTGCGGTGTTTAGGATTTTTAATGACACCAGTTTCTCCTGTGATGGCCGAGTATCTGGGGGAAGAGGAATATGTTTCTGTTTTTATACCTTGGAGTTTGAATATGACATCAGGTTTCAATGTTTTTGTACCGAAAAAAGATATTACATTTATAGATATCCAAGGAGAAGATGCTTTGCAATATATTATAACTGCAGGTGCAGTTATGCCTGGAAGTCATAATGATAAGAAATCCAGGGGCAATTTATGA
- the era gene encoding GTPase Era has translation MKKEYKSGFVAVIGRPNAGKSTLINSLIGQKIVIMSDKPQTTRNKILCVLTQENMQVIFIDTPGIHKPLHKLGEYMMRAAQNTLKEVDVILFLIDATEKIGSGERYIMKQLQATKKPVILVINKIDLLEKSNILPIIAKYEWEYQRNRAAENSNSTENQFAAVIPISAREKNNLPELLEEINANLSEGPQYFPEDMITDQPERLIVAELVREKVLLSTRDEVPHAVAVDVDEMATRKNNDVYIRATIYVERESQKKIVIGTKGALLKQIGAAARTEIEKLLGSKIYLDLWVKVKKDWRDRERLLKEFGFNN, from the coding sequence ATGAAGAAAGAATATAAATCGGGGTTTGTGGCAGTTATCGGGCGTCCTAATGCTGGAAAATCTACACTTATAAATAGCCTTATAGGGCAAAAAATTGTTATTATGTCTGATAAGCCGCAGACGACAAGGAATAAGATACTTTGTGTATTGACTCAGGAAAATATGCAGGTAATATTTATAGATACACCGGGGATTCATAAGCCACTTCATAAATTGGGAGAATATATGATGCGAGCGGCGCAAAACACATTGAAAGAAGTAGATGTAATATTATTTCTTATAGATGCCACAGAAAAAATTGGCAGTGGTGAACGATATATAATGAAACAACTGCAGGCTACAAAAAAACCGGTAATTCTTGTCATAAACAAAATAGATTTATTAGAAAAAAGTAATATTTTACCAATAATTGCTAAGTATGAGTGGGAGTATCAAAGAAATCGTGCAGCAGAAAATAGTAATAGCACTGAAAATCAATTTGCTGCTGTTATCCCTATTTCAGCTAGAGAAAAAAATAATCTGCCAGAGCTTTTAGAAGAAATAAATGCCAACCTGTCTGAAGGACCGCAATATTTTCCGGAAGACATGATAACAGATCAGCCAGAGCGCTTGATAGTAGCAGAACTTGTGCGTGAAAAAGTTTTATTATCAACCCGTGATGAAGTTCCTCATGCCGTGGCTGTTGATGTTGATGAAATGGCGACTAGAAAAAATAATGATGTTTATATTCGAGCTACTATATATGTAGAACGTGAGTCACAAAAAAAAATAGTAATAGGGACAAAAGGGGCTCTTCTAAAACAGATTGGGGCTGCGGCTAGAACTGAAATAGAGAAGCTTTTAGGCTCAAAAATATACTTGGATTTATGGGTTAAAGTAAAAAAAGACTGGCGTGACCGTGAACGCTTGTTAAAGGAGTTTGGTTTTAATAATTGA
- the ybeY gene encoding rRNA maturation RNase YbeY codes for MEILIDKIPETLAVDDDVVETINRTVKKIAKIYGLQNSEVSITLTDNKNIHELNKKYRNIDRSTDVLSFALNEAQEPELSGGPDIDILGDIVISMEKIFEQAREYGHSVEREIAFITTHGMLHLLGYDHIEEADRIKMQKEEKFIMEQLQILR; via the coding sequence ATGGAAATATTAATTGATAAAATACCTGAAACACTGGCAGTCGATGATGACGTGGTTGAAACTATAAACCGTACAGTGAAAAAGATAGCTAAAATTTATGGTTTACAAAATAGTGAAGTAAGTATAACTTTAACTGATAATAAAAACATACACGAATTAAATAAAAAATATCGCAATATTGACAGATCGACAGATGTCCTTTCCTTTGCCCTTAATGAGGCGCAGGAGCCAGAACTTTCAGGTGGACCTGATATTGATATTTTAGGCGATATAGTTATTTCAATGGAAAAAATTTTTGAACAGGCAAGAGAATATGGACATAGTGTTGAAAGAGAAATTGCATTTATCACTACACATGGTATGCTTCATTTGTTGGGGTATGACCATATAGAAGAGGCAGATCGCATAAAAATGCAGAAGGAAGAAAAATTTATAATGGAACAGCTGCAGATACTGCGCTAG